Proteins encoded within one genomic window of Pseudomonas cannabina:
- a CDS encoding substrate-binding periplasmic protein gives MNVLTRCIRAFAMPRRLRGIAAPVLLLCACAGNAAPPPLRFAVNEGWTMPMMQIVNHEPRAGILFDIMQSIARQVGREAEYHVMPRLRIQQALERGEVDMHCYSAQAWYPDLSGDYLWSSPILYQRDWLVASAQTAAGPYPEQFDNETVGTVLGYNYPALQHLFDSHQLVREDARTQTQTLGKLMAGRYNYAVTNQLILDWVNRSLPVDKRLKPISLVSEQPAACMIRNNADLPTGAVLRTLVQMQLSGELQQIIDHYTALPVP, from the coding sequence ATGAACGTATTGACGCGCTGTATTCGTGCTTTTGCAATGCCTCGGCGGCTGCGTGGGATCGCGGCGCCGGTGCTGTTGCTATGCGCCTGCGCGGGCAATGCCGCACCGCCGCCGCTACGCTTTGCGGTGAACGAAGGCTGGACCATGCCGATGATGCAGATCGTCAACCATGAGCCGCGCGCCGGCATCCTGTTCGACATCATGCAAAGCATCGCGCGTCAGGTCGGCCGCGAAGCCGAATACCATGTCATGCCGCGCCTGCGTATTCAGCAAGCGCTGGAACGCGGCGAAGTGGACATGCATTGTTACAGCGCCCAGGCATGGTATCCGGATCTGTCCGGCGATTACCTGTGGAGCTCGCCGATCCTTTACCAGCGCGACTGGCTGGTGGCGTCTGCGCAGACGGCTGCCGGGCCGTATCCCGAGCAGTTCGACAACGAAACTGTCGGCACGGTGCTGGGCTACAACTATCCGGCCCTGCAGCACCTGTTCGACAGCCATCAATTGGTGCGTGAAGACGCCCGCACACAGACGCAGACGCTGGGCAAGCTGATGGCCGGACGCTACAACTACGCCGTGACCAACCAGTTGATCCTCGACTGGGTCAATAGGAGCCTGCCAGTCGACAAGCGACTCAAGCCCATCTCACTGGTCTCGGAACAGCCTGCCGCGTGCATGATTCGCAACAATGCAGACCTGCCGACAGGCGCCGTCCTGCGTACATTGGTGCAGATGCAATTGTCAGGCGAACTTCAGCAAATCATCGATCATTACACTGCGTTGCCAGTGCCCTGA